The Sphingomonas sanxanigenens DSM 19645 = NX02 genome includes a region encoding these proteins:
- the gcvPA gene encoding aminomethyl-transferring glycine dehydrogenase subunit GcvPA, with protein MRYLPLQQADRQAMLAKVGAASIEDLFMDVPEEARLDGPVPGLPNHASEMAVERHMSALAAKNLSAGQAPFFLGAGAYRHHVPATADHIIQRGEFLTAYTPYQPEIAQGTLQVLFEFQTQVARLFGCDVANASMYDGSTACWEAITMARRVTKRGKAILSTGLHPHYVSVANTMARFTGDELVTGAPSLTAETDTQALFDAIDGGTSCVVVQYPDILGRITDLAPIAARAHEKGALLVAVVTEPLALGAIRSPGEMGADIVVGEGQSLGVGLQFGGPYVGLFACKEKFVRQMPGRLTGETVDAEGKRGFVLTLSTREQHIRREKATSNICTSSVLCALAFSVHLTLLGEKGLRALALLNHGLAVQAAERLAKVPGVTLVNETFFNEFTVRLGKEARPIVRKLADEGVLAGVSLGRLYPKESGLADGLIVAVTETVTPEDIEALAAGLEEALA; from the coding sequence ATGCGTTACCTTCCCCTCCAGCAGGCCGATCGCCAGGCGATGCTCGCCAAGGTCGGCGCCGCCTCGATCGAAGACCTGTTCATGGACGTGCCCGAAGAGGCGCGGCTCGACGGCCCGGTGCCGGGCCTGCCGAACCATGCCAGCGAGATGGCGGTCGAACGCCACATGTCCGCGCTCGCGGCGAAAAACCTGTCGGCGGGGCAGGCGCCCTTCTTTCTGGGGGCCGGCGCGTATCGCCACCATGTGCCGGCGACCGCCGACCACATCATCCAGCGCGGCGAGTTCCTGACCGCCTACACGCCCTACCAGCCGGAAATCGCGCAGGGCACCTTGCAGGTGCTGTTCGAGTTCCAGACGCAGGTCGCGCGGCTGTTCGGTTGCGACGTCGCCAACGCCTCGATGTATGACGGGTCGACCGCCTGCTGGGAGGCGATCACGATGGCCCGCCGCGTCACCAAGCGCGGCAAGGCGATCCTCTCCACCGGCCTGCACCCCCATTATGTGTCGGTCGCGAACACGATGGCGCGCTTCACCGGCGATGAGCTGGTCACCGGCGCGCCGAGCCTGACCGCCGAGACCGACACGCAGGCGCTGTTCGACGCGATCGACGGCGGGACGAGCTGTGTCGTCGTCCAGTATCCCGACATTCTCGGCCGCATCACCGACCTCGCGCCGATCGCGGCGCGCGCGCACGAGAAGGGCGCGCTGCTGGTCGCGGTGGTCACCGAGCCGCTGGCGCTGGGCGCGATCCGGTCGCCGGGCGAGATGGGTGCCGACATCGTCGTCGGCGAGGGCCAGTCGCTCGGCGTCGGCCTGCAGTTCGGCGGGCCCTATGTCGGGCTTTTCGCGTGCAAGGAGAAGTTCGTCCGCCAGATGCCCGGTCGCCTGACCGGCGAGACGGTGGATGCGGAAGGCAAGCGCGGCTTCGTGCTGACGCTCTCCACCCGCGAACAGCATATCCGCCGCGAGAAGGCGACCTCGAACATCTGCACCTCCAGCGTGCTGTGTGCGCTGGCGTTCAGCGTCCACCTGACCCTGCTCGGCGAGAAGGGGCTGCGCGCCCTTGCGCTGCTCAACCATGGCCTCGCGGTGCAGGCGGCGGAACGGCTGGCGAAGGTGCCGGGCGTGACCCTGGTCAACGAGACCTTCTTCAACGAGTTCACCGTGCGGCTCGGCAAGGAAGCGCGCCCGATCGTCCGCAAGCTCGCGGACGAGGGCGTGCTGGCGGGCGTCTCGCTCGGCCGGCTCTATCCCAAGGAGTCGGGGCTGGCCGACGGCCTGATCGTCGCGGTCACCGAAACCGTCACCCCTGAAGATATCGAAGCCCTGGCCGCTGGCCTTGAGGAGGCGCTGGCATGA
- the gcvPB gene encoding aminomethyl-transferring glycine dehydrogenase subunit GcvPB, with protein sequence MTINQSGWRPEMGNAEGGGIAGTFTGNRGLMLEEALIFEIGDTATTGVDLADAPTVASRLGGLDRNREIGLPGLTEPEAMRHYPRLSRQNYAIDLGLFPLGSCTMKHNPRLNEKVARLPGFADLHPMQPIDTIQGALGVIDQLAHWLKTLTGMPAVSMSPKAGAHGELCGLLAIRSALEARGDPRAVILVPESAHGTNPATAAFCGYKVENIPATAAGRVDLAALEARLGPDVAAVMITNPNTCGLFEPDMKKIADAVHAVGAFVYCDGANFNAIVGRVRPGDLGIDAMHINLHKTFSTPHGGGGPGAGPVVFSEALAPFAPLPFVEQTDHGLVLVEEETAGEHHAQSFGRMVAFHGQMGMFTRALTYILSHGADGLRQVAEDAVLNANYILRSLDDLLDAPFGESGPCMHEALFSDNGFAEGFSTLDVAKGLIDEGFHPMTVYFPLVIHGAMLVEPAETESKASLDQFIGAFRSVVERAKAGDQALKSAPHFAPRRRLDETLAARKPVLVWKETQVAAAAE encoded by the coding sequence ATGACGATCAACCAGAGCGGCTGGCGTCCCGAAATGGGCAACGCCGAGGGCGGTGGCATCGCCGGCACCTTCACCGGCAATCGCGGGCTGATGCTGGAAGAGGCGCTGATCTTCGAGATCGGCGACACCGCGACTACTGGCGTCGATCTGGCGGATGCGCCCACGGTGGCGTCGCGTCTCGGCGGGCTCGATCGCAATCGCGAGATCGGGCTGCCGGGCCTCACCGAGCCGGAGGCGATGCGGCATTATCCCCGCCTCAGCCGGCAGAATTATGCGATAGACCTCGGCCTGTTCCCGCTCGGCTCGTGCACGATGAAGCACAACCCGCGGCTGAACGAGAAGGTCGCGCGACTGCCCGGCTTCGCCGATCTCCACCCGATGCAGCCGATCGACACGATCCAGGGCGCGCTCGGCGTGATCGACCAGCTCGCGCACTGGCTGAAGACGCTGACCGGCATGCCGGCAGTGTCGATGAGCCCGAAGGCCGGCGCGCATGGCGAACTGTGCGGCCTGCTCGCGATCCGCTCCGCGCTCGAAGCGCGCGGCGATCCGCGCGCGGTGATCCTGGTGCCGGAAAGCGCGCATGGCACCAACCCGGCGACCGCGGCCTTCTGCGGCTACAAGGTCGAGAATATCCCGGCGACCGCCGCGGGCCGCGTCGATCTCGCCGCGCTCGAGGCGCGGCTGGGGCCGGACGTGGCGGCGGTGATGATCACCAACCCGAACACCTGCGGCCTGTTCGAGCCGGACATGAAGAAGATCGCCGACGCCGTGCATGCGGTGGGCGCGTTCGTCTATTGCGATGGTGCCAACTTCAACGCGATCGTCGGCCGGGTGCGGCCAGGCGATCTCGGCATCGACGCGATGCACATCAACCTGCACAAGACCTTCTCGACGCCGCATGGCGGCGGCGGGCCGGGCGCCGGGCCGGTGGTGTTCTCCGAAGCGCTGGCGCCGTTCGCGCCGCTGCCCTTCGTCGAACAGACGGATCATGGTCTCGTGCTGGTCGAGGAAGAGACGGCGGGGGAGCATCATGCGCAGAGCTTCGGCCGCATGGTCGCCTTCCACGGCCAGATGGGCATGTTCACGCGCGCGCTGACCTACATCCTCAGCCATGGTGCGGATGGCCTGCGCCAGGTGGCGGAGGATGCGGTGCTCAACGCCAATTACATCCTGCGCAGCCTCGACGATCTGCTCGACGCGCCGTTCGGCGAGAGCGGCCCGTGCATGCACGAGGCGCTGTTCAGCGATAACGGCTTCGCCGAGGGCTTCTCGACGCTGGATGTCGCCAAGGGGCTGATCGACGAGGGCTTCCACCCGATGACGGTCTATTTCCCGCTCGTCATCCACGGCGCGATGCTGGTCGAACCGGCCGAGACCGAGAGCAAGGCCTCGCTCGACCAGTTCATCGGTGCGTTCCGCAGCGTCGTGGAACGCGCGAAGGCGGGCGATCAGGCGCTCAAGAGCGCGCCGCACTTCGCCCCGCGCCGCCGCCTCGACGAAACGCTCGCCGCGCGCAAGCCGGTGCTGGTGTGGAAGGAAACGCAGGTGGCCGCGGCGGCGGAATGA
- a CDS encoding GNAT family N-acetyltransferase, producing the protein MTARLEPLTPADFASAGALARTIWHAHYGPLIGAAQVDYMLDRRFTAAGLAAYVGAADRGFDLLRDGDALIGYCSYGPGGEPGELKLEQLYLLPDRHGQGLGRLMLGHVEARARALGCDRMMLMVAKANTKSKAVYERAGFTVRGPVTVDIGGGFVMDDYVMEKRLA; encoded by the coding sequence ATGACCGCCCGGCTGGAACCGCTGACGCCGGCGGACTTCGCGTCGGCCGGCGCGCTGGCGCGGACCATCTGGCACGCGCATTACGGCCCGCTGATCGGTGCAGCCCAGGTCGATTACATGCTCGACCGGCGCTTCACCGCGGCGGGGCTCGCCGCCTATGTCGGCGCCGCGGATCGCGGCTTCGACCTGCTGCGCGATGGCGATGCGCTGATCGGCTATTGCAGCTATGGTCCTGGTGGCGAGCCCGGCGAACTGAAGCTGGAACAGCTCTATCTGCTGCCCGACCGGCACGGGCAGGGGCTGGGCCGGCTGATGCTGGGCCATGTCGAAGCCCGGGCGCGGGCGCTGGGCTGCGACCGGATGATGCTGATGGTCGCGAAGGCCAACACGAAATCGAAGGCGGTCTATGAACGCGCGGGCTTCACCGTACGCGGACCGGTGACGGTGGATATCGGCGGCGGGTTCGTGATGGATGATTATGTGATGGAGAAACGGCTGGCGTAG
- a CDS encoding TonB-dependent siderophore receptor — MNILLIAAAVAAPSAAPAPEPASEQGAGGETVERKLDEEIVVIGQRPSFKTEVVQVGAFRNQSILDTPSSIAVISRALLDAQGATGLEEALRNTPGVTQQATSPTTSNNFVNRGVLMNARTNYRLNGALQIINLSPVPIENKQRVELLKGVSALYYGLSTPSGIVNVVAKRAGDRPVTNVYVNGDAEGSVGGGLDIGRTFGPDGQFGVRLNGYASHVETPIDGVDGYRYLASGAFDWQVSERLSLKLDVEHYRRATDEPGGIALAAARLLTEIPDPHHRYAPADAPYRTWSTNILGRADYVLGGSWSLRAEAGLATSRRQRSRADFSFTSTTTGPTTGIGRISGNYTPDQEYRNEYLRAELAGKLDTFGIEHELLFGVARNRQIQKDQNQRSYAAVAQNIYDPVRISFDDLVFTTTRLQPGSVNIDTGLYALDIAHVGEKILLIGGVRRVIYDTEEAGEDYTIKTWTPTAGIVFRPTPKTSLYFTYIEGLESAGTAPAGTENEGDILRPVVSKQIEAGGRIEVLGALASLAYFRIDRALGYIDADNLYVVDGTAIHEGVEASLQGNLTPQLSVAIAGQYLKATQRDTGVAAQNGLRVDNTPRWGGSVFAEYRPEALPDFGINGGVYYTGLRYADALNTFELPAYTTYSLGANYKLRLDGERAITFRVNGDNITNKRYWSTGGSVFYVGLARQVRFSASMDF; from the coding sequence ATGAATATTCTCCTTATCGCCGCTGCCGTCGCCGCGCCGTCCGCAGCCCCCGCCCCCGAGCCAGCATCCGAACAGGGCGCGGGCGGCGAAACCGTAGAGCGCAAGCTCGACGAGGAGATCGTCGTCATCGGCCAGCGCCCTTCCTTCAAGACCGAGGTCGTCCAGGTCGGCGCGTTCCGCAACCAGTCGATCCTCGATACGCCGTCGAGCATCGCGGTGATCTCGCGGGCGCTGCTCGACGCGCAGGGCGCGACCGGCCTCGAGGAGGCGCTGCGCAACACGCCCGGCGTCACCCAGCAGGCGACCAGCCCGACGACGAGCAACAATTTCGTCAATCGCGGCGTGCTGATGAACGCCCGAACCAATTATCGCCTCAACGGCGCGCTGCAGATCATCAACCTCAGCCCGGTGCCGATCGAGAACAAGCAGCGCGTGGAACTGCTCAAGGGCGTGTCCGCGCTCTATTATGGCCTCTCGACGCCGTCGGGCATCGTCAACGTCGTCGCCAAGCGCGCGGGCGACCGGCCGGTGACCAATGTCTACGTCAACGGCGATGCCGAGGGCAGCGTCGGCGGCGGCCTCGACATCGGCCGCACCTTCGGGCCGGACGGCCAGTTCGGCGTGCGCCTCAACGGCTATGCCAGTCATGTCGAAACGCCGATCGACGGCGTCGACGGCTATCGCTACCTCGCCAGCGGCGCGTTCGACTGGCAGGTCAGCGAGCGGCTGTCGCTGAAGCTCGACGTGGAGCATTATCGGCGCGCGACCGACGAACCCGGCGGCATCGCACTCGCCGCGGCGCGGCTGCTGACGGAGATCCCCGATCCGCACCACCGCTATGCGCCGGCCGACGCGCCCTATCGCACTTGGTCCACCAACATTCTCGGCCGCGCCGACTATGTTCTGGGCGGAAGCTGGTCGCTGCGCGCCGAAGCCGGGCTGGCCACGTCGCGCCGCCAGCGCAGCCGCGCCGATTTCAGCTTCACGTCCACTACTACGGGACCGACCACCGGCATCGGCCGGATCAGCGGCAATTACACGCCCGACCAGGAATATCGGAACGAGTATCTGCGCGCCGAACTGGCCGGCAAGCTGGACACGTTCGGCATCGAACATGAACTGCTGTTCGGCGTCGCCCGCAACCGCCAGATCCAAAAGGATCAGAACCAGCGCAGCTATGCCGCGGTGGCGCAGAACATCTATGATCCGGTCAGGATCTCGTTCGACGATCTCGTCTTCACCACTACCCGGCTGCAGCCCGGCAGCGTCAATATCGATACCGGCCTCTACGCGCTCGATATCGCGCATGTCGGCGAGAAGATCCTGCTGATCGGCGGCGTACGCCGGGTGATCTACGACACCGAGGAAGCCGGCGAGGATTACACGATCAAGACGTGGACGCCGACCGCGGGCATCGTCTTCCGCCCGACGCCGAAGACCAGCCTCTATTTCACCTATATCGAGGGCCTCGAAAGCGCGGGCACCGCGCCCGCCGGCACCGAGAATGAGGGCGACATCCTGCGCCCCGTGGTCTCCAAGCAGATCGAGGCAGGCGGGCGCATCGAGGTGCTGGGCGCGCTGGCGTCGCTCGCCTATTTCCGCATCGACCGCGCACTCGGCTATATCGACGCCGACAATCTCTATGTTGTCGATGGCACCGCCATCCATGAAGGCGTCGAGGCCTCGCTGCAGGGCAACCTCACCCCGCAACTCTCGGTCGCGATCGCCGGCCAGTATCTGAAGGCGACCCAGCGCGACACCGGCGTCGCCGCGCAGAACGGCCTGCGCGTGGACAATACGCCGCGCTGGGGCGGATCGGTGTTCGCGGAATATCGGCCCGAGGCGCTTCCCGATTTCGGGATCAACGGCGGTGTCTACTACACCGGCCTGCGCTATGCCGATGCGCTGAACACATTCGAACTGCCCGCCTATACGACCTACAGCCTGGGCGCGAATTACAAGCTGCGGCTGGACGGAGAGCGGGCGATCACCTTCCGGGTGAATGGCGACAACATCACCAACAAGCGCTACTGGTCGACGGGTGGCAGCGTGTTCTACGTCGGACTGGCGCGGCAGGTAAGATTCTCGGCGAGCATGGATTTCTGA